A genomic segment from Pararge aegeria chromosome 15, ilParAegt1.1, whole genome shotgun sequence encodes:
- the LOC120629979 gene encoding juvenile hormone epoxide hydrolase-like, which yields MFKKFALFIAFTAVGIGIATKYNQLHSVPDLPELDLERWWGDGDKPKQEDKSIRPFKVVFNDTMIEDLKSRLKNRRSYTRPMEGTQSEYGMNTVYLEKMLNYWMEEYNFKERAKRLNRFPHYKTKIQGLDIHYIRVKPEAKNLKVLPLLLMHGWPSSSKEFDMAIPMLTTPRSGYDFIFEVVAIDLPGFGFSEGTNKPGLSPLQMSIIMRNLMKRLGFKKYYIQAGDWGSQTGTHLATVFQDEVLGFHTNMPVSSRPISNLKYILGSLFPSFIVEEKHRHRMYPLKDLFSYLMRESGYFHLQATKPDTIGAALADTPAGLAAYTLEKIGVCSNRDQLHTPHGGLAEIDIDDLLDTVTILWANERITTSVRVYAEAFAWPEVFVVHEIPTYVPTAAINFLYEVVYQPDWILRDKFPNLVHSTTLDFGGHFAAMHTPKELVDDVFESVVEFIKFHERNNYNK from the exons ATGTTCAAAAAATTTGCCCTGTTCATTGCCTTTACAGCTGTAGGCATTGGTATCGCAACTAAATATAACCAACTTCATAGCGTTCCCGATCTACCAGAACTTGATTTAGAAAGATGGTGGGGAGACGGCGACAAACCAAAGCAAGAAGACAAGTCTATAAGACCTTTTAAAGTTGTCTTCAATGATACG ATGATAGAAGATTTAAAAAGCAGATTAAAAAACAGACGTTCATACACCAGACCGATGGAAGGTACGCAATCCGAATACGGTATGAACACAGTATATTTGGAAAAGATGTTAAATTACTGGATGGAAGAGTATAATTTTAAAGAGAGAGCCAAACGTCTCAATAGATTTCcacattacaaaacaaaaatacaaggGCTGGACATTCATTACATAAGAGTGAAACCGGaagctaaaaatttaaaagtactgCCATTGCTACTTATGCACGGATGGCCAAGTTCGTCAAAGGAATTCGATATGGCAATACCTATGCTCACGACACCGAGAAGTGGATATGATTTCATTTTTGAGGTTGTCGCTATCGATTTGCCGGGCTTTGGATTTTCGGAG ggCACAAACAAACCGGGCTTGAGCCCTCTACAGATGAGTATAATAATGAGGAACCTGATGAAACGGTTAGGTTTTAAGAAGTACTATATTCAGGCGGGTGATTGGGGCTCGCAAACTGGTACTCATTTAGCCACAGTCTTCCAAGATGAAGTGTTAGG ATTCCATACGAACATGCCAGTATCCTCGAGACCGATAAGTAACCTCAAATATATCTTAGGGTCACTATTTCCTAGTTTTATTGTAGAAGAGAAACATAGACATAGGATGTATCCCCTAAAGGATCTATTCTCGTATTTAATGAGGGAGAGCGGTTACTTTCATTTGCAAGCTACAAAACCGGATACAATAG GTGCTGCTTTAGCAGACACGCCAGCAGGTCTTGCTGCATATACCCTGGAAAAGATAGGTGTTTGTAGCAATAGGGATCAGCTGCATACACCACATGGGGGTTTGGCAGAAATCGACATTGACGATTTGTTAGATACCGTTACTATATTATGGGCAAACGAACGGATTACAACCTCGGTGAGAGTATATGCGGAAGCCTTCGCATGGCCAGAAGTATTTGTTGTTCATGA aatCCCAACTTATGTGCCAACGGCTGCtataaattttctttatgaAGTGGTATACCAGCCTGATTGGATTCTACGCGATAAATTCCCTAATCTAGTACATTCCACAACACTGGATTTCGGAGGTCATTTCGCTGCAATGCACACACCCAAGGAGTTAGTCGATGATGTTTTTGAATCTGTGgtcgaatttataaaatttcacgagagaaataattataataaataa